The Malus sylvestris chromosome 3, drMalSylv7.2, whole genome shotgun sequence genomic sequence tttcccttttttttgttCAGATTCCAAGGGCTATGCAAGGCCTTCGCGTCTCTTGCCAGCTACAGAAGTGAAAATCTGCACAGATAACTCAGTGGAAAAGCTTTTCTCGTCTTTAAGGGATGACGGATCTCAGTCTTTATACAAGGTTAAGTTAGGTACTAGTAATGTTTATGGCTCAAGTCTCTCTGACTTGAATGCTGGGATCCTCCTTTGCGTGATAGACGAAAATGGTGACTCCATATTACAGAGGATACCGTCGAGTATCATAACAAATCATGCTACAGAGTCGGAGGATGGCGTGCTTCACTTTCAAAGAGGTTCTGTTGATGAGTTCACCTTTGAGGGACCTAAGCTTGGAAAAGTTGGAGCTGTTTGGATCAGTCTTGAATCAGGTTAGACTGACTAGAATTAGTTTAGCATCCGTAGGCTAAGTATGAAACAATGAATATGCATACCGAAAAATTACATTTGGCTTGCCTATGTTATATTGTGGCTTACTCTTTGCAGATTAACTATATGTATTCTTGTCTCTGCGTATGCGTACTAGTTGAATTTCTGTAGGATCAAAAGGTGAGCTTAAAAAACTGACATTACGCATGTTTTACCAAATCATGCTAACAATTGTTCTGTAAACTCTCCGAAGTCAGGTCAATGGCGGTTAGGAAGTGTAAGCTTGACCGTTATCTGTGGGAAACAAAGTTCGTTAGAAGAAAAAGACGAAGAAAAACTTCAGTATACTGGTTTCAGTTACAACTTTGCTGTTGAGGATATCTTGCTGGGTGAGGGAAGTGACAGTTCCATGGTGCAGCTTAGACCTTGCCTTGTGACCGAGCTATCTGGGGTTGACCCCGTCACCATCTTCACCAAAGGCCTCCCTGAATCAACTCTACCTGTGAGTGGGATATCAAACGAGGAAACCATGAGAGAATACGAGGATTTGAAACTATCTTTGCTACTTTATGATGCCATGCTGATCTTTGTTGGTACATCAGTCGCATCCTTCTCAGCTGGGGAAAACATAAGCTTTGCATTTTTAACAGGTGGGATGGGCGGCTTCTTCTATCTCTTGCTACTGCAAAGGTCGGTTGATGGATTGCCCGCTGCAGAATTGACTTCCACAAACATAGGACAGACCAACCAAACCTTTGGAGGATCTAAGGTTCCAATATTTGTCTTTGCATTGGCTATTGGTTTTACTTTACTCACAGTGAAGTATGGCTCCGGGGATGTTCCAATCGTATTCACTCCGAAACAACTTATAGCCGGGATGATTGGATTTCTTGCATGTAAAGTTTCTGTGGTCCTGGCAGCAGTTAAGCCCTTGCCAATAAGTCTAAAGATAAACGAGTGATATATCTTCAGTATAGACAAAATAGTTGTATTgtatatattaggaaaaatgAAATTGCAGCTAATACTTTCATAGTTTCTTGCAAATTACACCTCACTATAAGTTAATAGATACAAAACTGttctatatttttcttgatCTCTGTTTTTGTACCCAGTTTTTTCGTAGGACAAAGTTAAGTTGCTTGACGCCGG encodes the following:
- the LOC126615215 gene encoding uncharacterized protein LOC126615215 translates to MESIPLRHSISATNQSFLLKRQRDPENQFQSSSRRFHLHTPTRRFRIHSKLSGFRDSKGYARPSRLLPATEVKICTDNSVEKLFSSLRDDGSQSLYKVKLGTSNVYGSSLSDLNAGILLCVIDENGDSILQRIPSSIITNHATESEDGVLHFQRGSVDEFTFEGPKLGKVGAVWISLESGQWRLGSVSLTVICGKQSSLEEKDEEKLQYTGFSYNFAVEDILLGEGSDSSMVQLRPCLVTELSGVDPVTIFTKGLPESTLPVSGISNEETMREYEDLKLSLLLYDAMLIFVGTSVASFSAGENISFAFLTGGMGGFFYLLLLQRSVDGLPAAELTSTNIGQTNQTFGGSKVPIFVFALAIGFTLLTVKYGSGDVPIVFTPKQLIAGMIGFLACKVSVVLAAVKPLPISLKINE